A region of Methanofastidiosum sp. DNA encodes the following proteins:
- a CDS encoding PHP domain-containing protein, producing MKVDLHVHTTASDGLLSPTDIIAKAKKNGLNTIAIADHDTIDGIPEGMKAANERGIRLIPALEISAKHENQVHMLGYFVDYTDLKFQGFINKLKNSREERNQKMLKKLENLGFEITMEELKASAAGNIGRPHIADLMVKKGYVSTFAEAFEKYIGNDKSCYVPKERPDIRKSIELIKKYKGVPVLAHPKYTFLEDEDLENFIAYLSDIGLGGLEVYYSKHTKEEELKYLKLAEKYSLIPTAGSDYHREGDQFGMELKKEYLERLFSLKAL from the coding sequence ATGAAAGTAGATTTACATGTTCACACAACTGCATCAGATGGACTGCTCTCACCGACAGATATCATAGCCAAGGCTAAAAAAAATGGATTAAACACAATAGCTATTGCAGACCATGATACAATTGATGGTATACCTGAAGGTATGAAGGCTGCAAATGAAAGAGGGATAAGACTAATACCTGCCCTTGAAATCAGCGCAAAACACGAGAACCAGGTTCATATGCTTGGCTATTTCGTAGATTACACTGATCTAAAGTTTCAGGGCTTTATAAACAAACTGAAAAATTCAAGAGAAGAAAGAAATCAAAAGATGCTAAAGAAATTGGAAAATTTAGGCTTTGAAATCACGATGGAAGAGCTAAAAGCTAGTGCAGCTGGAAACATTGGCAGACCCCACATTGCAGACCTAATGGTGAAAAAGGGATATGTTTCTACTTTTGCTGAAGCCTTTGAAAAATACATTGGAAACGATAAATCTTGTTATGTTCCAAAAGAAAGGCCAGATATACGAAAGTCCATTGAATTAATTAAAAAATACAAAGGTGTTCCTGTACTGGCCCACCCAAAGTATACTTTTTTGGAAGATGAAGATCTTGAAAACTTCATAGCTTATCTATCTGATATCGGTCTTGGAGGGCTTGAAGTCTACTACTCAAAGCACACAAAAGAAGAAGAGTTAAAATACCTGAAACTTGCAGAAAAATACTCTCTCATCCCAACAGCAGGTTCTGACTACCATAGAGAAGGTGATCAATTCGGGATGGAACTAAAAAAAGAGTATTTAGAAAGATTATTTTCACTGAAGGCTCTCTAA
- a CDS encoding replication protein RepA: MKKRMPSSRLSLAEIQKGYFVKPEDDFATNYVITQDGLKVYRLKGVATVMAEPRLSEDGTYGSVFLDDGTQSIVALAFRENTKLLMSIKKGDLIQFMAKLSEWKGKKQLNLEALSLVSSNMMTLHRAESVLAKVRQKKYFKIAQKIYDEEKNVRKAMDRAKKEGINPDLIDAIEELNYLVEYAEENRIFDSDTAIESRVLDAIEKLDEGEGVVLDLILYELKDDYLADDIDNSVRQLLSRGDLYEPKVNYFKKAI; encoded by the coding sequence ATGAAAAAAAGAATGCCTTCTTCAAGACTTTCTCTGGCTGAGATACAAAAAGGCTATTTCGTAAAACCTGAAGACGATTTTGCAACTAATTATGTGATCACTCAAGATGGATTAAAGGTTTATAGACTCAAAGGTGTTGCAACTGTAATGGCAGAACCAAGGCTATCCGAGGACGGTACTTACGGGTCTGTATTCTTAGACGATGGGACACAGAGTATAGTGGCCCTTGCATTTAGAGAGAATACGAAACTATTAATGTCAATTAAGAAAGGGGATCTCATCCAGTTTATGGCAAAGCTCAGTGAGTGGAAGGGCAAAAAGCAGCTTAATCTTGAAGCACTGTCTTTAGTTTCTTCTAATATGATGACACTTCACAGAGCTGAATCTGTCCTTGCTAAAGTCAGGCAGAAAAAATACTTCAAAATAGCCCAGAAGATATATGACGAAGAAAAAAATGTGAGAAAGGCAATGGACCGTGCCAAAAAAGAGGGAATAAATCCTGATCTAATAGACGCAATTGAAGAGCTTAATTATCTAGTGGAGTATGCCGAAGAGAATCGTATCTTTGATTCTGATACAGCAATTGAGTCGAGAGTGTTAGATGCAATTGAAAAGCTCGATGAAGGAGAAGGCGTGGTCCTCGATCTCATATTATATGAACTAAAGGATGACTATCTAGCAGATGACATTGACAATTCTGTAAGACAACTCCTTTCGAGAGGAGACCTCTACGAGCCCAAGGTGAACTACTTTAAGAAGGCCATCTGA